From Chryseobacterium sp. H1D6B, a single genomic window includes:
- a CDS encoding sigma-70 family RNA polymerase sigma factor, protein MKPTDYTLLKNIKSGDRPAFMILYERYWDSFYTMIFTRTKDREATEELLQNFWIRILENPEFVQTDEQESAKNYLFRFIHYRILDYYASIKKIQEVYTDETDDFLSEITHDEYTEILEDNDINELFAMIDEVISKLSPTEQKVYDLRIRKNMSVAETAEALNISNKTVSNNLSKTLNEIREQLNPNYESTKKLISLLILMEMMSHS, encoded by the coding sequence ATGAAACCTACAGACTATACTTTATTAAAAAATATAAAATCAGGCGACCGTCCTGCTTTTATGATATTATATGAACGATATTGGGATAGTTTCTATACAATGATCTTTACGCGTACTAAGGATAGAGAAGCTACAGAAGAACTTTTGCAGAACTTTTGGATCAGGATTCTCGAAAATCCTGAATTTGTGCAGACTGACGAACAGGAAAGTGCTAAGAATTATTTGTTTCGTTTTATACACTACCGTATTTTGGACTATTATGCAAGTATTAAAAAAATACAGGAGGTATATACAGATGAGACAGACGATTTTTTATCTGAAATAACTCATGATGAATACACAGAAATACTGGAAGACAATGACATCAACGAGCTTTTTGCGATGATAGACGAAGTGATCTCAAAACTCTCCCCTACCGAGCAGAAAGTATATGACTTAAGGATCCGTAAAAACATGTCTGTTGCTGAAACTGCAGAAGCGCTTAATATAAGCAACAAAACAGTAAGCAATAATCTGAGCAAAACTTTAAATGAAATCCGGGAACAGCTTAATCCTAATTATGAATCCACAAAAAAGCTGATATCTCTATTAATTCTTATGGAAATGATGTCTCACTCTTAA
- a CDS encoding TonB-dependent receptor, with translation MSEPVMKSGVKNMRNLKCSLTAAVIFFTTAVNAQELTMKVSFSAQAGKPLIGTLEEFADKTRMRLVYSKADIKDLKVKEVKCDNIPVADCLKNITDNLPVAVRQRGALISVKYQGSSRSVYSVQGNGKLTGKIVDEVGNPIVDAEVNVAGKTTVTDNNGDFSFNIPSGIYTLTVKASDYSSLRVEKLKIINDETNTVSFAMKHISSDKETSIKEVVITGTRKADTQAGLLAQQKKVAQMSDGISAEQISKTPDSDVGGTLKRVTGITTIDNKYVVVRSMGERWNTAAMDGINLPSTEAYNQNFSFDIIPTAMVESVVVSKTATPDMNANFAGGYVEVHTKDIPNENFTTVNVGSSYNDVSTFKEFLSKKRGNYDYWGYDDGTRDFPKGLEATDWNNPLFFEQSKKFTNDNFTNYASKADLNSNMQIALGRNYKLKNNNKWGFAAAITTRNEQNKLDIENTARGGWLDNVGMVNNNWQQLGIAPVNSFNFRNQGASYSYNSTIGGMLNFGLQLGKNRISFRNSYTHIYDQTLTRITGWNEYTGGNGDASDAYNYFYHGIIPSNTDIKFLDKPITETTDYPVYQTLLQNKLEGNHKIGNKEISWFAARTGVTSDTKDYTQYQTNYNFIGNEILSYNQIYNSGNNFARGYIANKETDYNYGASFKWSMEGGSFKNDIKIGYAGAVKNNTNQQQKFFLRVDENRDVPNSEKNSLIMYGALSGWFDGSHYAPGGIGWQTKALYKNDKYEGKVTQHAPFIMFDNRWNNKLRLVWGVRAEYFKYDLISQQQDANDPKSVIKAPIEEKPWQWMPSANFTYSPSNSINVRLAYNRSVIRPQFNERTGLPYFDPIANGLIYNTEMTSSVINNYDFKFEWFPGLGEIISAGLYYKNIDRPIEREGYISSEGNLFLYNGNSKNAKLKGFEVEVRKSLGFIREDSFLKDLFISGNFTYNDTKVVAFKDRYKTEDTDETYEVDRPLYGQTPYAYNLGLLYSGDRLGLSLLYNAKGDQYVTVGYAYIGEEIQRPYAVADAQISYKLLKDKNLEVKFNARNLFNRVREYYNNFNSYSVSKGDGSSFGTQRESLGLLPGATDKYDKDIDKILFRAYNGRTFGLSVSYTF, from the coding sequence ATGAGTGAACCAGTAATGAAAAGCGGGGTTAAAAATATGAGAAATTTGAAATGCAGTCTTACAGCAGCAGTGATATTTTTTACTACAGCAGTAAACGCGCAGGAGCTAACAATGAAAGTTTCTTTTTCTGCTCAGGCAGGAAAGCCTTTGATCGGCACGTTAGAAGAATTTGCAGATAAAACTAGAATGCGTTTGGTGTATTCAAAAGCAGATATTAAGGATCTTAAAGTGAAAGAGGTAAAATGTGATAACATTCCTGTGGCTGACTGTCTGAAGAATATTACAGATAATCTTCCGGTAGCAGTGCGTCAAAGAGGTGCCCTGATATCGGTGAAATATCAAGGCTCCAGTAGGTCTGTATATTCTGTACAGGGAAATGGAAAATTGACAGGGAAAATTGTAGATGAGGTGGGAAATCCAATTGTAGATGCAGAAGTAAATGTAGCGGGTAAAACAACAGTAACAGACAATAATGGGGATTTTAGTTTCAATATTCCTTCAGGAATTTATACTCTGACAGTTAAAGCATCTGATTACAGCTCATTAAGAGTAGAGAAGCTGAAGATTATTAACGACGAAACAAATACGGTTTCTTTTGCTATGAAACATATTTCATCGGATAAAGAAACGAGTATTAAAGAAGTGGTGATTACCGGAACCCGTAAAGCAGATACACAGGCAGGACTCCTGGCACAACAAAAGAAGGTCGCACAAATGAGTGACGGAATCTCTGCTGAACAGATTTCCAAAACGCCCGACAGCGATGTTGGAGGAACATTAAAAAGAGTAACAGGAATAACAACGATAGATAATAAGTATGTGGTAGTCCGCTCAATGGGAGAGCGGTGGAACACTGCAGCAATGGACGGGATTAATTTACCAAGTACAGAAGCTTATAATCAGAATTTTTCATTTGATATTATTCCTACTGCAATGGTAGAAAGTGTAGTGGTAAGCAAAACCGCAACCCCGGATATGAATGCCAATTTTGCCGGCGGATATGTAGAAGTGCACACTAAAGACATTCCGAATGAGAATTTTACAACAGTAAATGTGGGTTCATCTTACAATGATGTTTCAACATTTAAAGAATTCCTTTCAAAGAAAAGAGGAAACTATGATTATTGGGGTTATGATGACGGGACAAGAGATTTTCCTAAAGGATTAGAAGCTACGGACTGGAATAACCCTTTGTTTTTTGAGCAGTCTAAAAAGTTTACCAACGATAATTTTACAAATTATGCTTCCAAAGCTGACCTGAATTCTAATATGCAGATCGCTTTAGGAAGAAACTACAAACTGAAAAATAATAACAAATGGGGATTTGCGGCGGCCATTACCACAAGAAATGAACAGAACAAACTGGATATTGAAAACACGGCCAGAGGAGGGTGGTTAGATAATGTAGGAATGGTCAACAACAATTGGCAGCAGCTGGGAATTGCTCCTGTGAACTCTTTTAATTTTAGAAATCAAGGTGCCTCTTACAGCTATAATTCTACGATAGGAGGGATGTTGAATTTCGGTTTGCAGCTTGGGAAAAATAGAATTTCTTTTCGCAACTCTTATACTCATATTTATGACCAGACGCTGACAAGAATTACTGGATGGAATGAGTATACAGGCGGCAATGGAGATGCATCAGATGCATATAATTATTTTTATCATGGTATCATTCCGAGCAATACAGATATTAAGTTTTTAGATAAACCAATTACAGAAACCACTGACTATCCGGTTTATCAAACTTTACTGCAAAATAAGCTGGAAGGAAATCATAAAATAGGAAATAAGGAAATAAGCTGGTTTGCGGCTAGAACTGGTGTCACTTCTGATACAAAAGATTATACCCAGTATCAGACTAATTATAATTTCATAGGGAATGAAATTTTAAGCTACAATCAGATTTATAATTCCGGAAATAATTTTGCCAGAGGATACATCGCAAATAAAGAAACGGATTATAACTATGGAGCTTCATTCAAATGGAGTATGGAGGGCGGAAGCTTTAAAAACGATATTAAGATCGGTTATGCAGGTGCAGTAAAAAATAATACCAATCAGCAGCAGAAGTTTTTCCTTAGGGTAGATGAAAACCGTGATGTTCCAAATAGTGAAAAAAACAGTCTTATCATGTACGGTGCACTTTCAGGGTGGTTCGATGGTTCTCATTATGCTCCTGGCGGCATTGGATGGCAGACCAAAGCACTCTATAAAAATGATAAATATGAAGGGAAGGTTACCCAGCATGCTCCTTTCATCATGTTTGATAACCGCTGGAATAATAAACTGAGGCTGGTATGGGGAGTACGGGCAGAGTATTTTAAATATGATCTTATTTCTCAGCAGCAGGATGCCAATGATCCTAAAAGTGTTATCAAAGCACCTATTGAAGAAAAGCCGTGGCAGTGGATGCCGTCAGCCAATTTTACGTACAGTCCTTCCAACAGTATCAATGTGAGGCTGGCCTATAACAGATCTGTGATTCGTCCCCAGTTTAACGAAAGAACAGGACTCCCTTATTTTGATCCGATTGCTAATGGACTTATTTATAACACTGAAATGACCTCATCAGTCATTAATAATTATGATTTTAAGTTTGAGTGGTTTCCCGGCTTGGGGGAAATTATCTCCGCAGGGCTGTATTATAAGAATATTGACCGGCCTATCGAACGGGAAGGCTATATTTCCAGTGAAGGGAACCTGTTTCTTTATAACGGAAATTCTAAAAATGCAAAACTGAAAGGATTTGAAGTGGAAGTAAGAAAAAGCCTTGGGTTTATCAGAGAAGACTCTTTCCTGAAAGATCTATTTATCAGCGGAAACTTCACTTACAATGACACAAAAGTAGTCGCTTTCAAAGACAGATATAAGACTGAGGATACAGATGAAACATATGAGGTAGACCGTCCGCTGTATGGCCAGACTCCTTATGCTTACAACTTAGGTTTATTATATAGCGGAGATAGACTGGGATTGAGCCTTTTATATAACGCTAAAGGCGATCAGTATGTTACTGTAGGATACGCATATATCGGAGAAGAGATCCAGCGTCCTTATGCAGTAGCAGATGCACAGATTTCATATAAGCTTTTGAAAGATAAAAATCTGGAAGTGAAGTTTAATGCAAGAAACCTGTTCAACAGGGTGAGAGAATACTATAATAATTTCAACTCCTATTCAGTGTCTAAAGGCGACGGAAGTTCTTTTGGCACACAAAGAGAATCGCTGGGACTTCTGCCTGGTGCTACAGATAAATATGATAAAGATATAGATAAGATATTATTCAGAGCTTATAATGGAAGAACATTCGGTTTATCAGTAAGCTATACCTTCTAA
- a CDS encoding FecR family protein, whose amino-acid sequence MKKLKYSKTEAFVFKLWDREVSGDKISEKELEVLELWKREASKKLDKGDIQESKVKVLAGLESYFTHPAGSNMSYLRKNFYHAAAVLLIIFGLTSFFTFNFFFKPDVYVAENINHIIKLEDGSVVMLLPSSKLTVEKSFPAKTRIVDLQGDAVFKVAKSKTHPFIVRAEGFSTRVMGTVFKVMQRGKRKTVELYEGKVAVSSPGTAVSYLTPNQRWTNLGLPHTAAVAGNKTDEKSGKKISVLMTLTFSDVSFRSIMEVLHKNYGINIKYPEEIADKKITADLTGSSWDENVEALAFITGLEVQKENNTTYILKK is encoded by the coding sequence GTGAAGAAATTGAAATACAGCAAGACCGAGGCATTTGTTTTTAAATTATGGGACAGAGAAGTATCCGGCGATAAGATCTCAGAGAAAGAATTGGAAGTATTAGAATTATGGAAGAGAGAAGCCTCCAAAAAACTAGATAAAGGAGATATTCAGGAATCTAAAGTAAAAGTGTTAGCCGGTCTCGAATCCTATTTTACACACCCTGCAGGAAGTAATATGTCTTATTTAAGAAAAAACTTCTATCATGCAGCGGCTGTGCTGCTTATCATATTTGGTCTTACCAGTTTCTTTACGTTTAATTTTTTCTTTAAACCCGATGTATATGTTGCTGAAAATATAAACCATATAATAAAATTGGAAGATGGATCGGTAGTAATGCTTCTTCCCAGTTCAAAGCTTACGGTTGAAAAATCTTTTCCTGCTAAAACAAGGATAGTGGATTTACAGGGAGATGCTGTATTTAAAGTGGCAAAATCCAAAACACATCCATTTATAGTAAGAGCCGAAGGTTTCAGCACAAGAGTAATGGGTACTGTATTTAAAGTGATGCAGAGAGGAAAACGAAAAACAGTAGAATTATACGAAGGTAAAGTAGCTGTTTCCTCACCAGGTACTGCTGTTTCTTACCTTACTCCTAATCAACGGTGGACGAATCTTGGTTTACCCCATACAGCAGCGGTAGCCGGTAATAAGACAGATGAAAAATCCGGAAAAAAGATTTCAGTATTGATGACTTTAACCTTCAGCGACGTATCATTCAGGAGCATTATGGAGGTCCTACATAAAAACTACGGAATAAATATCAAATACCCCGAAGAAATAGCGGATAAGAAAATTACAGCAGATCTTACCGGAAGCAGCTGGGATGAAAATGTAGAAGCATTGGCATTTATAACAGGACTGGAGGTGCAAAAAGAAAATAATACCACTTATATCTTAAAGAAATAG
- a CDS encoding winged helix-turn-helix domain-containing protein, translating to MFTSRNLLSGKRKYLFGLLLLSFICVIYAAFSSEDSDDFDVARREVLLRKIGHEILLQSGDSTSRVLPVKKIAKNEYLISFENEITFQPDSLVNTTQRLLAKDPLTSDYVVNVLNCGNSSIAYGYAISKNKKDDVVPCRGRRQPVACYMINIKFKPTGINIVKNGYLLGGLSFLAFVGFIFFRYVKPRKTSPESQHTDMLTLGSVLFDAKNRKLIINENTIELTGTETRLLLIFALSPNETIERTRLQKEIWEDEGVIVGRSLDMFISKLRKKLELDPKIKIIVIRGKGYKLEISA from the coding sequence ATGTTTACTAGCAGAAATCTCCTTTCAGGAAAACGCAAATATCTGTTCGGATTACTACTTCTCTCATTTATCTGTGTAATCTATGCGGCTTTCAGCAGTGAGGATAGTGACGACTTTGACGTTGCCAGAAGGGAAGTTTTACTCCGCAAAATCGGACATGAAATACTTCTACAGTCAGGAGACAGCACATCAAGAGTGCTCCCTGTGAAAAAAATTGCAAAAAATGAATATCTGATCAGCTTTGAGAATGAGATTACTTTTCAACCCGATTCCTTAGTGAATACTACTCAGCGTTTGTTAGCCAAAGACCCGCTCACAAGTGATTATGTTGTTAATGTACTTAACTGTGGCAACTCCAGTATCGCCTATGGATACGCTATATCTAAAAATAAAAAAGATGATGTTGTACCGTGTAGAGGAAGAAGACAGCCCGTCGCCTGTTATATGATCAACATTAAATTCAAACCGACAGGAATAAATATCGTGAAAAATGGATATCTTCTGGGTGGTCTTTCATTTTTAGCATTTGTTGGTTTTATTTTTTTCAGATATGTTAAGCCCCGGAAAACTTCACCTGAAAGTCAGCATACAGATATGCTTACTTTGGGCTCGGTATTGTTCGATGCGAAGAACCGTAAGCTTATAATAAATGAAAATACAATAGAATTGACCGGAACTGAAACGCGCCTGTTACTCATTTTCGCATTATCTCCTAATGAAACTATAGAGAGAACCAGGCTGCAAAAAGAGATATGGGAAGATGAAGGTGTTATTGTGGGGCGTAGTCTAGATATGTTCATATCAAAACTTAGAAAAAAACTGGAATTGGATCCGAAGATTAAAATTATTGTTATACGCGGAAAAGGATATAAGCTTGAAATTAGCGCCTAA